In the genome of Megalops cyprinoides isolate fMegCyp1 chromosome 7, fMegCyp1.pri, whole genome shotgun sequence, one region contains:
- the LOC118781405 gene encoding transcription factor HES-2-like: MTPNPSSDAIHSYAPRLTVAKRKEANELRKTLKPLMEKRRRARINESLNQLKSLILPLIGKDNCRYSKLEKADILEMTVRFLRDIPASPIKKPSASYKEGYKACLQRVSTMLPKTNLLDKDTCQRVNEYIQQSMSAVEAPACHNCSAQSSRAFPHANQRVPSFKCAGSSRSETHSNNNGLPLNRPQPVPQALTANMWRPW; encoded by the exons ATGACTCCCAATCCCTCCTCTGACGCGATCCACTCGTATGCACCAAGGCTAACGGTGGCCAAGAGAAAAGAAGCGAATGAACTGAGAAAG ACTCTTAAGCCGTTGATGGAGAAGAGAAGGCGCGCACGCATCAACGAGAGCCTCAACCAGTTGAAAAGTCTCATTCTCCCGTTGATCGGCAAAGAT AATTGTCGGTACTCGAAGCTCGAGAAAGCTGATATTCTTGAGATGACCGTAAGATTTCTCAGAGATATCCCCGCTTCGCCAATTAAAA AGCCATCCGCCAGTTACAAAGAGGGCTACAAAGCATGCCTTCAGCGTGTCTCCACCATGCTCCCCAAAACCAACCTCCTCGACAAAGACACCTGCCAGCGTGTGAACGAGTACATCCAGCAGTCGATGTCGGCGGTCGAAGCGCCTGCCTGTCACAACTGCAGCGCCCAGAGCTCCCGCGCCTTTCCTCACGCTAACCAGCGAGTCCCGAGCTTCAAGTGCGCCGGGAGCTCCAGAAGCGAGACCCATTCAAACAACAACGGCCTGCCTCTGAACAGACCGCAGCCGGTGCCACAGGCCCTCACTGCCAACATGTGGCGACCATGGTAG